The following coding sequences lie in one Zingiber officinale cultivar Zhangliang chromosome 2B, Zo_v1.1, whole genome shotgun sequence genomic window:
- the LOC122046002 gene encoding auxin transporter-like protein 2: protein MGSTSNGNEDKVLETVMVGRYVEMESEGEEKTIKSRLSGLLWHGGSAYDAWFSCASNQVAQVLLTLPYSFSQLGMLSGILFQLFYGLLGSWTAYLISILYVEYRTRKGREKVDFRNHVIQWFEVLDGLLGKHWRNVGLAFNCTFLLFGSVIQLIACASNIYYINDKLDKRTWTYIFGACCATTVFIPSFHNYRIWSFLGLLMTTYTAWYLTIASLLHGQVEGVKHSGPTKLVLYFTGATNILYTFGGHAVTVEIMHAMWKPQKFKAIYLLATLYVLTLTLPSAASVYWAFGDTLLNHSNAFSLLPRTPFRDAAVVLMLIHQFITFGFACTPLYFVWEKLIGLHDCRSMCKRAAARLPVVIPIWFLAIVFPFFGPINSAVGSLLVSFTVYIIPSLAYMFTFRSAEARENAVERPPRFAGGWVGAYLLNMFVVGWVLVVGFGLGGWASMTNFVHQINSFGLFAKCYQCPSPAAAALPLPNLSTPTPFLGGAAYNATNPVVAISPSPAPSSFHLRHHHHYGSP, encoded by the exons ATGGGGTCGACTTCAAACGGGAACGAGGACAAGGTGTTGGAGACTGTGATGGTGGGGAGGTACGTGGAGATGGAGAGCGAAGGGGAGGAGAAGACCATCAAATCCAGGCTCTCCGGCCTCCTCTGGCACGGTGGCTCCGCCTACGACGCCTGGTTCAGTTGTGCCTCAAACCAG GTGGCTCAGGTGCTGCTAACACTGCCTTACTCATTCTCCCAGCTGGGGATGCTGAGTGGAATCTTGTTCCAGCTCTTCTACGGCTTGTTGGGAAGCTGGACTGCTTACCTCATCAGCATTCTCTACGTGGAGTACAGAACCAGGAAGGGGAGGGAGAAGGTGGACTTCAGGAACCATGTCATTCAG TGGTTTGAAGTACTAGATGGGCTACTGGGGAAGCACTGGAGAAACGTTGGATTAGCATTTAATTGCACCTTTCTTCTCTTCGGATCCGTCATTCAGCTGATTGCTTGCGCTAG CAACATATACTACATCAATGACAAGCTAGACAAGAGGACCTGGACCTATATCTTCGGTGCTTGCTGTGCCACCACGGTCTTCATCCCCTCCTTTCACAACTACAGGATATGGTCATTCCTAGGCCTCCTAATGACCACCTACACAGCCTGGTATCTCACCATCGCTTCTCTCCTCCATGGCCAG GTGGAAGGGGTGAAGCATTCGGGACCAACCAAGCTGGTTCTCTACTTTACAGGCGCCACCAACATCCTCTACACCTTCGGTGGGCACGCTGTCACAGT GGAGATCATGCATGCGATGTGGAAGCCGCAGAAGTTTAAGGCGATCTACCTGCTGGCGACGCTCTACGTGCTGACGTTGACGCTGCCGTCGGCTGCGAGCGTGTACTGGGCCTTCGGCGACACGCTGCTGAACCACTCCAACGCCTTCTCGTTGCTGCCTCGCACGCCATTCCGCGACGCCGCCGTGGTGCTCATGCTCATCCACCAGTTCATCACCTTCGGCTTCGCCTGCACCCCGCTCTACTTCGTGTGGGAGAAGCTCATCGGCCTCCACGATTGCCGCAGCATGTGCAAGCGCGCTGCCGCGCGGCTGCCAGTCGTCATCCCCATCTGGTTCCTCGCCATCGTCTTCCCCTTCTTTGGCCCCATCAACTCTGCCGTCGGTTCTCTTCTCGTCAGCTTCACCGTCTACATCATCCCCTCCCTCGCCTACATGTTCACCTTCCGTTCCGCCGAAGCTCGCGAG AACGCCGTCGAGCGGCCTCCGAGGTTCGCCGGAGGTTGGGTGGGAGCCTACTTGTTAAACATGTTCGTGGTTGGGTGGGTGTTGGTGGTGGGATTCGGATTGGGCGGTTGGGCCAGCATGACCAACTTCGTCCACCAAATCAACTCCTTCGGCCTCTTCGCCAAGTGCTACCAATGCCCCTCGCCGGCGGCGGCTGCTCTTCCCCTGCCCAATCTCAGTACTCCAACGCCATTCCTTGGCGGCGCCGCTTACAACGCCACCAATCCGGTCGTCGCCATCTCGCCTTCTCCTGCACCTTCCTCCTTCCATCTCCGCCACCACCATCACTATGGTAGCCCGTGA
- the LOC122046003 gene encoding auxin transporter-like protein 2, with protein MGSTSNGNEDKVLETVMVGRYVEMESEGEEKTIKSKLSGLLWHGGSAYDAWFSCASNQVAQVLLTLPYSFSQLGMLSGILFQLFYGLLGSWTAYLISILYVEYRTRKGREKVDFRNHVIQWFEVLDGLLGKHWRNVGLAFNCTFLLFGSVIQLIACASNIYYINDKLDKRTWTYIFGACCATTVFIPSFHNYRIWSFLGLLMTTYTAWYLTIASLLHGQVEGVKHSGPTKLVLYFTGATNILYTFGGHAVTV; from the exons ATGGGGTCGACTTCAAACGGGAACGAGGACAAGGTGTTGGAGACTGTGATGGTGGGGAGGTACGTGGAGATGGAGAGCGAAGGGGAGGAGAAGACCATCAAATCCAAGCTCTCCGGCCTCCTCTGGCACGGTGGCTCCGCCTACGACGCCTGGTTCAGTTGTGCCTCAAACCAG GTGGCTCAGGTGCTGCTAACACTGCCTTACTCATTCTCCCAGCTGGGGATGCTGAGTGGAATCTTGTTCCAGCTCTTCTACGGCTTGTTGGGAAGCTGGACTGCTTACCTCATCAGCATTCTCTACGTGGAGTACAGAACCAGGAAGGGGAGGGAGAAGGTGGACTTCAGGAACCATGTCATTCAG TGGTTTGAAGTACTAGATGGGCTACTGGGGAAGCACTGGAGAAACGTTGGATTAGCATTTAATTGCACCTTTCTTCTCTTCGGATCCGTCATTCAGCTGATTGCTTGCGCTAG TAACATATACTACATCAATGACAAGCTAGACAAGAGGACCTGGACCTATATCTTCGGTGCTTGCTGTGCCACCACGGTCTTCATCCCCTCCTTTCACAACTACAGGATATGGTCATTCCTAGGCCTCCTAATGACCACCTACACAGCCTGGTATCTCACCATCGCTTCTCTCCTCCATGGCCAG GTGGAAGGGGTGAAGCATTCGGGACCAACCAAGCTGGTTCTCTACTTTACAGGCGCCACCAACATCCTCTACACCTTCGGTGGGCACGCTGTCACAGTGTAA